A single window of Candidatus Flexicrinis affinis DNA harbors:
- a CDS encoding DUF971 domain-containing protein, producing MSTMLRPTGITLDKQQGELRISWHDGRDCAYPLSHLREACPCVECRGGHSRMGREFDPDNILKLVPKRSYQIKSIELVGNYALQPIWDDGHSTGIYTWEYLRRICPPEEQAE from the coding sequence ATGAGCACGATGCTTCGGCCGACCGGCATCACGTTGGACAAGCAGCAAGGCGAACTACGCATCAGTTGGCACGACGGGCGCGACTGCGCCTATCCGCTAAGCCATCTGCGCGAGGCGTGCCCGTGCGTCGAGTGTCGCGGCGGGCACAGCCGAATGGGCCGCGAGTTCGACCCGGACAATATCCTCAAGCTCGTGCCGAAGCGGTCATATCAGATCAAGTCGATCGAACTGGTCGGGAACTATGCGCTGCAGCCCATTTGGGACGACGGCCATTCGACCGGGATCTACACGTGGGAGTACTTGCGGCGGATTTGCCCTCCTGAGGAGCAGGCTGAATGA
- a CDS encoding CpXC domain-containing protein yields MQQGSAIRCSNCGQPFNARVHSYIDVQKDPQAKGLLVNQQINRFPCPHCGNVNVVLAPLLYHDATKELLITCVPMELNFSKDQQERVIGDLMKQLPKEGFRSYMFNPKRALTMNGLIEMVLGADGITPEMIDQAKKRTARVQKFVEASDAELDSLIAAHDAEIDMTFIQTFTSLAQRLAQGGRPDMAQAVLATQAVVVQKSSYGKELQQQQADQEAVVQEVADQLQALGADSQREDLAALALSYADDEMRLQALVGLARPALDAPFFELLNQMEGSAAEADKPKFALLNERLPQYIMAIDQQAQMRVSAAVAVLQALLEEQDIDAAIARNAHAIDETLIAVLNANLQEAQRRRDVQMSAKLKAIYERVVALIQQSMPEEVVLVDKLLQAPTIEDARVMVMDGMAQYGETLIDVMASIAEQLDDEGRGDLSERLYTLIAEAQSALGPNA; encoded by the coding sequence ATGCAACAAGGCTCCGCAATCCGCTGCTCGAACTGCGGGCAGCCGTTCAACGCACGTGTACACTCGTATATCGACGTTCAGAAGGACCCGCAGGCGAAAGGGCTGCTGGTCAATCAGCAGATCAACCGTTTCCCGTGCCCACACTGCGGCAATGTGAATGTCGTGCTTGCGCCGCTGTTGTACCACGATGCAACGAAGGAACTCCTGATCACTTGCGTGCCGATGGAGTTGAACTTCAGCAAGGATCAGCAGGAGCGGGTCATTGGCGATCTGATGAAGCAGCTGCCGAAAGAAGGCTTCAGGTCATACATGTTCAACCCGAAGCGGGCGCTAACCATGAACGGGTTGATCGAGATGGTGCTGGGTGCCGACGGAATCACGCCTGAGATGATCGATCAGGCCAAGAAACGGACCGCCCGCGTTCAGAAATTTGTCGAGGCCAGCGACGCCGAACTTGATTCGCTGATCGCTGCGCACGACGCCGAGATCGATATGACGTTCATCCAGACGTTTACGTCTTTGGCGCAGCGGCTCGCCCAAGGTGGGCGACCGGACATGGCGCAGGCGGTGTTGGCGACGCAGGCTGTTGTCGTGCAGAAGTCGTCCTATGGTAAGGAACTGCAGCAGCAGCAAGCCGATCAAGAGGCGGTCGTCCAAGAGGTTGCCGACCAGCTTCAGGCGCTTGGCGCGGACTCTCAGCGGGAGGATCTCGCAGCGTTGGCGCTGTCGTACGCCGACGACGAGATGCGCCTGCAGGCGCTTGTCGGGCTGGCGCGGCCGGCGCTTGATGCGCCGTTCTTCGAGCTGTTGAATCAGATGGAAGGCAGCGCAGCGGAGGCCGACAAGCCGAAATTTGCTCTGCTTAACGAGCGTCTCCCGCAGTACATCATGGCGATCGACCAGCAGGCGCAGATGCGCGTGTCGGCCGCTGTCGCTGTGCTGCAGGCCCTGCTCGAGGAGCAGGACATCGACGCTGCGATTGCGCGCAACGCACATGCCATCGACGAGACTTTGATCGCCGTGCTCAACGCCAACCTGCAGGAGGCGCAGCGCCGGCGTGACGTACAGATGTCTGCCAAGTTGAAGGCGATCTACGAGCGCGTTGTCGCGCTTATCCAGCAGTCCATGCCCGAAGAAGTCGTGCTGGTCGACAAGCTCCTGCAGGCACCGACGATCGAAGATGCACGCGTCATGGTGATGGACGGCATGGCGCAGTACGGCGAAACGTTGATCGACGTGATGGCGAGCATTGCCGAGCAGCTTGACGACGAGGGCCGTGGCGATTTGTCGGAGCGGCTTTACACGCTGATTGCCGAAGCACAAAGCGCGCTCGGGCCAAACGCATAG
- a CDS encoding PAS domain S-box protein, with the protein MLTLPDVQIRQRDFLLQISRAITAQLELDEVLRRVLQASVVMTAAKVGLVALNVEQRFVVRAYSGLDDEQVATANAHLESLVESISRHGDPSLLDRELKALAVAIDPALRQALALPLIFAGAPLGLLIVFRTYSTPISPNDVQILQSFADQAAIAVKNAQLYAAVSQERQQLQAILDHSADGVMILDRDLTIQQFNEALVRMTGWSQRDAVGAEHDAIIRWMHDEHADLREVVDDGYPFNSPVDPAHNTLYVEGDLICKNGQSLSVGITYAPMLTAEGALANVIANVRDITAFRQAQEAQNTFISVISHELKTPVAIIKGYAATLRREDAQWDEATVRDTLTIIEDEADRLGLLIQDLLTTSKLHVERQLSLDIGDVWLPELVNRVVERFKTQTEQHHFAVRFDPGFPSIQGDEMRLRQLVENLIGNAIKYSPASGTVEIEGSFDDDWVEIVIRDEGIGISQTDQARIFERFYRAEGSLRRSTQGTGLGLYLAKAIVDAHHGVIDVESKLGEGSTFFVRLPRNMTL; encoded by the coding sequence ATGTTGACCCTTCCCGACGTCCAGATACGCCAGCGCGATTTTCTGCTGCAGATTTCGCGCGCGATCACCGCGCAGCTTGAGCTTGACGAGGTGCTGCGGCGCGTGCTGCAAGCCTCTGTCGTGATGACGGCGGCGAAGGTCGGCTTGGTAGCGCTGAACGTCGAACAGCGTTTCGTCGTTCGCGCGTACAGCGGGCTGGATGACGAGCAGGTCGCGACAGCAAATGCGCACCTCGAAAGCCTCGTCGAGAGCATCAGCCGGCACGGCGACCCGTCCCTGTTGGATCGTGAGCTCAAGGCGCTCGCCGTTGCGATCGACCCCGCACTGAGACAGGCTCTCGCGCTTCCGCTGATCTTTGCCGGCGCCCCACTCGGATTGCTGATCGTGTTTCGTACGTACAGCACGCCAATCAGCCCGAACGATGTGCAAATCCTGCAGAGCTTCGCGGATCAGGCGGCGATTGCCGTCAAGAACGCACAGTTGTACGCGGCGGTGTCGCAGGAACGCCAACAGCTTCAAGCCATTCTCGATCACAGCGCAGATGGCGTGATGATCCTTGACCGCGACCTGACGATACAGCAGTTCAACGAGGCGTTGGTGCGCATGACGGGCTGGAGCCAACGCGACGCCGTCGGCGCCGAGCACGACGCGATCATCCGCTGGATGCATGACGAACACGCCGACCTGCGCGAGGTGGTCGACGACGGATATCCATTCAACAGCCCGGTGGATCCGGCGCACAATACGCTGTACGTCGAAGGCGACTTGATCTGCAAGAACGGGCAGTCGCTGAGTGTTGGCATTACGTATGCGCCGATGCTGACCGCAGAAGGCGCACTGGCAAACGTCATCGCTAACGTGCGCGACATCACGGCGTTCCGGCAGGCGCAAGAGGCCCAGAATACGTTCATCTCGGTGATCTCACACGAGCTCAAGACGCCGGTCGCCATCATCAAAGGCTATGCGGCGACGCTCCGGCGCGAAGACGCGCAGTGGGACGAGGCGACCGTGCGCGACACGTTGACGATCATCGAGGACGAGGCCGACCGGCTCGGGCTGTTGATTCAGGATTTGCTGACGACCAGCAAACTGCACGTCGAACGGCAGCTCTCTCTCGATATCGGTGACGTGTGGCTGCCCGAATTGGTGAACAGGGTGGTCGAACGGTTCAAGACCCAGACTGAGCAGCATCATTTCGCAGTCCGCTTCGACCCCGGGTTTCCGTCCATTCAAGGGGACGAGATGCGGCTGCGCCAGTTGGTCGAGAATCTGATCGGCAATGCGATCAAGTACTCGCCAGCCAGCGGGACGGTAGAAATCGAGGGATCGTTCGACGACGATTGGGTCGAGATCGTGATTCGCGACGAGGGTATCGGGATATCACAGACCGATCAGGCCCGCATCTTCGAACGCTTCTATCGGGCCGAGGGCAGCCTGCGCCGATCGACCCAAGGGACCGGGCTTGGATTGTATCTGGCAAAAGCCATCGTCGACGCGCATCATGGGGTGATCGACGTGGAGAGCAAACTCGGGGAAGGGTCGACATTCTTCGTCCGCCTTCCGCGTAACATGACGCTTTAG